The Xanthomonas sp. DAR 80977 nucleotide sequence CACCGAGTTCTGCACGGTCTCGGCGGAGGCGCCGGTGTAGGTGGCGCTGACGGTGATCGCGGGCGGGGCGATGTCCGGATACTGCTCCAGCGGCAGCGACAGGATCGAGATCGCGCCGGCCAGGGTGATCACGATCGCGATGACCCAGGCGAAGATGGGACGGTCGATGAAGAAACGGGCCATGGCGGTTCCTCAGTCGGCCTTCGGCGCCGCGGCGGCGGCACCTTGCGCGGCCGCGGGTGCCTGCTTGGCGGCGGCGGTGTCGCTCACTTCCACCGTCTTGACCTGGGCGCCGACCGCGACCTTCTGCAGGCCCTGCACGATGACCTTGTCGCCGTCCTTCAGGCCGTCGCGCACCACCCACTTGTCGCCGATCGCATCGCCGGTGGTCAGCACGCGCTGCGCAACCTTGTTGTCGCTGCCGACCACCATCGCCACCGCCTCGCCCTTGCTGTTGCGGCTGACCGCCTGCTGCGCCACCAGGATGGCCTGCTCGTCCACCGCCATCGACAGCACCGCCTTGACGTACATGCCCGGCAGCAGCAGGCGATCGGGATTGGGCACCACCGCGCGCAGCTTGACCGTGCCGGTGGCCGTATCCACTGCGGCATCCACCACTTCCAGGGTGCCGCTGCGCGCATAGGTGCTGCCGTCCTCCAGCTGCAGTTTCACTTCGGCCTTGCCGTCCACCGCCTTGAGCTGGCCGGCATCGAGCTGGCGGCGCAGCTGCAGCAGTTGCGCGCTGGACTGGGTCACGTCCACGTACATCGGATCGAGCTGGTTGATGGTGGCCAGCACGTCGCTCTGGCCGGCGCTGACCAGCGCGCCCGGCGTGTAGCTGGAGGTGCCGATGCGGCCGCCGATCGGCGCGGTGATGCGGGTGTAGTCGAGATTGATGCGCGCGGTCTGCAGCGAGGCCCTGGCCGCGACCACCGCCGCCTCGTTCGAACGCAGCGTGGCCACCGCGTCGTCGCCGTCCTGCTTGCTGACCGCGTCCAGCGCGACCAGGGTCTGGTAGCGCTGCGCCTTCGGCTTGGCCGACAGCACCGCCGCCTCGGCCTGGGCCAGGTCGCCCTTGGCGGTGTCGTACGCGGCCTGGTAGCTGGCCGGGTCGATCTCGTACAGCACCTGCCCGGCCTTGACGTCCTGGCCCTCGGTGAACAGCCGCTTGCGCAGGATGCCGCCGACCTGCGGGCGCACCTCCGAAGTCATGTAGGCCACGGTGCGGCCGGACAGGGTCTGGTCCAGCGCCAGCCGCTGCGCCTTCACCGTCTGCACGCCGACCTGCGCCTGCGGCATCTGCGGCGGCTGCTTGGAGGAACACGCGGCCACGGCCGCGGCGATGGCTGCGGCCAGCAGCCAGCGCGAGGACGGAACGGGGAAGCGACGGGCGACGACGGGCAGCATGCGGCGAACTCACGGTTTATCCGAATGTGGCCACGCTACGGCGCGAATGTGCAGCAAATTTGGAGATTGCTGGCAACGGCGCGGATTCGCTTGATTTCCCCTGCCGCGGCGCGGCTAATACGCAGCATCCGCCGTCGCCACGCATTGCCTCTCCGATGAAACTGGGCATCACCGCCAAGCTGTTCCTCGCCATCCTCGCCGCGTGCGTGGCGGTGCTGCTGATCAACGGCATGGCCGTGCAGGTCTTCCTCAAGCGCCAGTTCCTGGATTACCTCAACGAACAGGGCGTGGAGCGCATGCTGGAGACCTTGCCGCGGGTCAGGGCCGAGTACGCGCGGCACGGCAACTGGGATTTCGTGCGCGACAATCCCGACGCCTGGTTCGTGCTGATGCGCCCGGAGCGCGGCCCCGGCCTGCCGCGCCGGCCGCCGCCGATCTCCGACCAGACCGGCGCGGTCTTCCGCTTCGCCGTGCTCGACCAGGACTACAAGTCGGTGATCGGCAACCCCGATGTCGGCCGCCACGACATCCTGCGCCCGGTGGTGGTCGGCGGCCGCACCGTCGGCTGGATGGCGATGCTGCCATTCCAGAAGGTATTGGCGGCGGAGGATGCGCGCTTCTACGCGGCGCAGCAACGCGCGTGGTGGACGATCGGCAGCGCCTCGCTGCTGGTCGCCGCGCTGCTCGGCTGGCTGCTGTCGCGCGCCTTGCTGCGGCGCATGCGTGGCCTCACCGGCGCCACCCATCGCCTGGCTGCCGGCGACTACGGCACCCGCATCGAGGCCGGCGCGCGCGACGAATTCGGCCAGCTGGCGCGCGACTTCAACCTGCTGGCGCAGGCGCTGGAGCACAACGAACGCGCGCGGCGCGAGTTCATGGCCGACATCTCGCACGAGCTGCGCACGCCGCTGGCGGTGCTGCGCGCCGAACTGGAAGCGCTGCAGGACGGCATCCGGCCGATGACCCCAGACTCGCTGGGCTCGCTGCACCAGCAGGTCGGCCAGCTCGGCAAGCTGATCGAGGACCTCTACGACGTGTCGCTGACCGACGTCGGCGCGCTCGCCTACCGGCGCGCGCCGGTCGATCTGGCGGTGATCCTGGGCACCGTGCTGGACGGCGTGCGGGCACGCTTCGCCGCCGCGCAGCTGCAACTGCAGGTGCAGATCGCCACCGGTCCGCTGCAGGTGGACGGCGACGAGCGGCGCCTGCAGCAACTGCTCGGCAACCTGCTGGAGAACACGCTGCGCTATACCGACGCCGGCGGCACCGTGCAGGTGCGCTGCGTGCGCCGCGACACGGTGCTGGAGCTGCAGGTCGAGGACAGCGCGCCGGGCGTGGACGCGGACAAGCGCGAGCGCCTGTTCGAACGCTTCTACCGCGCCGAGGCCTCGCGCAACCGCGCCAGCGGCGGCAGCGGCCTGGGCCTGGCGATCTGCCGCAACATCGCCGAGGCGCATGGCGGTTCGATCAACGCCGAGGCCTCCGCGCTGGGCGGATTGCGCGTGGTGTTGCGCTTGCCGGCGCTGAGCGCATGAGCGGCCTGGATCCGATCGGGCACGTGCTGATCGTCGAGGACGAACCGCGCCTGGCCGCGGTGATGCGCGAGTACCTGCATGCGGCCGGCTATTCGCACGACTGGATCGCCGACGGCGCGCAGGCGCTGGGCGCGTTCCGCGCGCAGAAGCCGGACCTGGTGCTGCTGGACCTGATGCTGCCCAACCGCGACGGCCTGGAGATCTGCCGCGACCTGCGCAAGGAAAGCGCGGTGCCGGTGATCATGGTGACCGCGCGCGTGGAGGAGATCGACCGCCTGCTCGGCCTGGAGATCGGCGCCGACGACTACATCTGCAAGCCGTTCAGCCCGCGCGAGGTGGTGGCG carries:
- a CDS encoding response regulator; protein product: MSGLDPIGHVLIVEDEPRLAAVMREYLHAAGYSHDWIADGAQALGAFRAQKPDLVLLDLMLPNRDGLEICRDLRKESAVPVIMVTARVEEIDRLLGLEIGADDYICKPFSPREVVARVQAVLRRHRHDPNDAPAPGLRIDEDACRASVHGRDLDLTQVEFRLLRTLAAAPGRVYSREQLMDRLYADHRIVTDRTVDSHVKNLRRKLAEVGGEDWVRSVYGAGYRFEP
- the baeS gene encoding sensor histidine kinase efflux regulator BaeS — translated: MKLGITAKLFLAILAACVAVLLINGMAVQVFLKRQFLDYLNEQGVERMLETLPRVRAEYARHGNWDFVRDNPDAWFVLMRPERGPGLPRRPPPISDQTGAVFRFAVLDQDYKSVIGNPDVGRHDILRPVVVGGRTVGWMAMLPFQKVLAAEDARFYAAQQRAWWTIGSASLLVAALLGWLLSRALLRRMRGLTGATHRLAAGDYGTRIEAGARDEFGQLARDFNLLAQALEHNERARREFMADISHELRTPLAVLRAELEALQDGIRPMTPDSLGSLHQQVGQLGKLIEDLYDVSLTDVGALAYRRAPVDLAVILGTVLDGVRARFAAAQLQLQVQIATGPLQVDGDERRLQQLLGNLLENTLRYTDAGGTVQVRCVRRDTVLELQVEDSAPGVDADKRERLFERFYRAEASRNRASGGSGLGLAICRNIAEAHGGSINAEASALGGLRVVLRLPALSA
- a CDS encoding efflux RND transporter periplasmic adaptor subunit — protein: MLPVVARRFPVPSSRWLLAAAIAAAVAACSSKQPPQMPQAQVGVQTVKAQRLALDQTLSGRTVAYMTSEVRPQVGGILRKRLFTEGQDVKAGQVLYEIDPASYQAAYDTAKGDLAQAEAAVLSAKPKAQRYQTLVALDAVSKQDGDDAVATLRSNEAAVVAARASLQTARINLDYTRITAPIGGRIGTSSYTPGALVSAGQSDVLATINQLDPMYVDVTQSSAQLLQLRRQLDAGQLKAVDGKAEVKLQLEDGSTYARSGTLEVVDAAVDTATGTVKLRAVVPNPDRLLLPGMYVKAVLSMAVDEQAILVAQQAVSRNSKGEAVAMVVGSDNKVAQRVLTTGDAIGDKWVVRDGLKDGDKVIVQGLQKVAVGAQVKTVEVSDTAAAKQAPAAAQGAAAAAPKAD